A genome region from Bacteroidales bacterium includes the following:
- a CDS encoding leucine-rich repeat domain-containing protein, producing the protein MKTLSIKLAVLFTALIIYTVPATAQTKLTPEEVERYSEDARKMVSYLETTFNTLGNPKVSVKEKDIIINQSWAKIFVNSKVQIEDDLDENREIPIHKDVQAYLKDIDFFFKKVAFKFDVEKIEHQINEKNELFFKITLNRNLSGTTIEGDSVSSNQLRFIEINLTDTDKDLKVASIYTTLLNEKEELRNWWNELPLAWKDFFGCHITLAENLLLKEIFYYDDSLAQLRTKVERRMSRDTLSLAVNDDTLTMPLSNGAPVTAAFIDRQIKKILNLDTINISGNTHILSLEPLSKLTSLRRIDCSRTFVEDLMPLRNNIQLEYLNCGSTSVNSLDPLKYTTRLEILLLNNTLVDNLEAVKNFKQLRQLNFSNTPVADMSVISGLPKLNELELIATQVNTLAPLQTVTSLERLDFSETSITDLSPLKGLNNLRFLKFDRTQVRDLSPLKTTESLQILFADQTAVSELESLADLPRLSRIYCDQSGVTRADAIAFMKNKPEVLVIYESANLENWWKTMAPAWKRIFKDAIGLQQEPAKEELHQMSRIKKLSIANNASIHSLEPLSALPMLYCLNAQGTGISSLEPLANLGDLHELNFSDTPVEDILPLQNLTKLEKLSFDRTPVKSIVPLMPLELLTLVYADNTSVLDEEMVEFTYRHPKALVVYQTSELMLWWEKLPDVWKLLAEKFIHSDETLTREQLQTLVNLRRIRLSDVPALESKSIEIRSLEFIDKLLFLEELSFSNTSITSLEPLRGMVSLRILICPNNPIGSLEPLSEVPNLEVLDVQNTPVESLEYLAPLAQMKKINCSGTMIKKLKGLQNLQNLEQLDCFNTSIRKLNEVEGLPELKLVRCYNTRINQRSIDKFKDKNPQVEVVYY; encoded by the coding sequence GTCGGTGAAGGAAAAAGATATCATCATCAACCAAAGTTGGGCAAAGATTTTTGTAAATAGCAAAGTGCAAATAGAAGACGACCTGGACGAAAACCGTGAGATACCCATCCATAAAGACGTTCAGGCTTATCTCAAAGACATCGATTTCTTTTTTAAAAAAGTAGCCTTTAAGTTTGATGTCGAAAAAATAGAGCATCAGATCAACGAGAAAAACGAACTCTTTTTCAAAATTACGCTCAACCGAAACCTGAGCGGCACCACCATCGAAGGCGACAGCGTGAGCAGCAACCAGCTGCGCTTTATCGAGATAAATCTTACCGACACAGATAAAGACCTGAAGGTAGCAAGCATTTACACCACCCTTCTCAACGAAAAAGAAGAGCTGCGCAACTGGTGGAATGAGCTGCCCCTGGCCTGGAAAGATTTTTTCGGCTGCCACATCACCCTGGCCGAAAATCTGCTTCTGAAAGAAATCTTTTACTACGACGATAGCCTGGCGCAGCTCCGAACGAAAGTAGAACGCCGCATGAGCCGCGACACACTGAGCCTCGCTGTGAACGACGATACTCTTACCATGCCGCTCAGCAACGGCGCCCCTGTTACTGCGGCTTTTATCGACCGGCAGATCAAGAAAATTTTAAATCTCGACACCATTAACATTTCGGGCAATACGCACATCCTTTCGCTGGAGCCACTCTCCAAGCTCACTTCGCTGCGGCGCATCGACTGCAGCCGCACCTTTGTAGAAGACCTGATGCCGTTGCGCAATAATATTCAACTCGAATATCTCAACTGTGGCAGCACTTCGGTGAATAGCCTGGACCCATTAAAATATACAACCCGCCTCGAAATACTTCTGCTCAACAATACCCTTGTAGATAACCTGGAGGCGGTAAAGAATTTTAAACAACTGCGTCAGCTCAATTTCAGCAACACGCCGGTAGCCGACATGTCGGTTATTTCCGGGTTGCCAAAACTTAATGAGCTGGAGCTGATAGCCACCCAGGTAAATACGCTCGCACCGCTTCAGACTGTTACTTCGCTTGAACGCCTCGATTTCTCTGAGACCTCCATCACCGATCTTTCTCCCCTAAAAGGTTTGAATAATCTTCGTTTCCTAAAGTTCGACCGCACACAGGTGAGGGATTTGTCGCCATTGAAAACAACGGAAAGCTTGCAAATTCTTTTTGCCGACCAGACTGCTGTTAGCGAGCTTGAGTCACTTGCAGATCTACCACGTCTCAGCCGCATTTATTGCGACCAATCAGGCGTGACGCGCGCTGATGCAATAGCATTTATGAAAAATAAACCGGAAGTGCTGGTGATATATGAGTCGGCAAATCTTGAAAACTGGTGGAAAACGATGGCCCCTGCCTGGAAGCGCATTTTTAAAGATGCTATCGGACTGCAACAGGAACCTGCCAAAGAAGAGCTGCATCAAATGTCGCGCATAAAAAAACTTTCTATTGCCAACAATGCATCGATCCATTCGCTGGAACCACTCTCTGCCCTGCCAATGCTTTACTGCCTCAATGCTCAGGGAACCGGCATCTCTTCGCTGGAACCGCTAGCCAACCTCGGAGATTTACATGAACTAAACTTTTCGGATACACCTGTAGAGGATATACTGCCGCTCCAAAATCTGACAAAACTTGAGAAGCTCTCGTTCGACCGCACCCCGGTGAAAAGCATCGTTCCGCTGATGCCGCTTGAGCTACTCACCTTGGTATATGCCGACAACACGAGCGTACTCGACGAAGAAATGGTCGAATTCACTTACCGGCATCCCAAAGCGCTGGTGGTGTACCAAACATCTGAGCTGATGCTGTGGTGGGAAAAGCTTCCTGACGTTTGGAAACTGCTGGCCGAGAAGTTTATCCATAGCGACGAAACTCTCACGCGTGAACAGTTGCAAACGCTGGTCAACCTGCGTCGCATCCGCCTGAGCGACGTACCCGCACTCGAAAGTAAAAGCATCGAAATCCGTAGTCTCGAGTTTATTGATAAGCTATTGTTTTTGGAAGAGCTAAGTTTCAGCAACACCAGCATCACCAGCCTGGAACCGTTGCGTGGCATGGTATCGCTGCGAATCCTGATATGTCCCAACAACCCCATCGGTAGCCTGGAACCACTCTCGGAAGTTCCTAATCTGGAAGTGCTGGACGTGCAAAATACGCCTGTCGAAAGCCTCGAATATCTTGCACCGCTTGCGCAAATGAAAAAAATCAACTGTTCGGGAACCATGATTAAAAAACTAAAAGGTTTACAGAATTTACAAAACCTTGAGCAGCTCGACTGCTTTAATACAAGCATTCGTAAATTAAACGAGGTAGAAGGTTTGCCGGAGTTGAAGTTGGTGCGTTGCTACAACACGCGCATCAACCAGCGTAGTATCGATAAATTCAAAGATAAAAACCCGCAGGTGGAAGTGGTTTATTATTAA
- a CDS encoding 6-carboxytetrahydropterin synthase, translated as MAKIRITKAYKFDMAHALPGHDGLCSNIHGHSYELLVTLIGEPVDDPSSPKYGMVIDFKDLKRIIKGLITDALDHSLILRKDTPAQLLQMMKQHYDRIVVVEYQPTSENLIIDFAARIQAALPANVKLHHLKLWETVTSYTEWFAEDN; from the coding sequence ATGGCAAAGATTAGAATTACCAAAGCCTATAAATTCGATATGGCGCACGCATTGCCCGGTCACGACGGGTTGTGCAGCAACATTCACGGACATTCCTACGAATTGTTGGTAACGCTTATCGGCGAGCCGGTTGACGACCCTTCCTCACCCAAATATGGTATGGTTATCGACTTTAAAGATTTAAAAAGGATCATCAAAGGATTGATTACTGATGCTCTGGATCATTCGCTGATATTGCGTAAGGACACGCCGGCTCAGCTTCTGCAAATGATGAAACAGCATTACGATCGAATAGTAGTGGTGGAGTATCAGCCGACGAGCGAAAATCTGATTATCGATTTTGCAGCCCGCATCCAGGCCGCTTTGCCCGCCAATGTGAAACTCCACCACCTGAAACTTTGGGAAACCGTTACCTCCTATACCGAATGGTTTGCCGAAGATAACTAA
- a CDS encoding endonuclease, with protein MKKLYFSYFLFVFLTAAAQEPAGYYNSAIGLEGTAMQQALHTIIKGHNAISYSALWNSFENTDKKANGKVWDMYSDVPGGTPPYQYTFFSDQCGNYNSEGDCYNREHSFPRSWFGGTVAPMNTDLFHIYPTDGYVNGKRDNYPYGEVGTASWTSLNGSKLGTSITPGYSSVVFEPIDAYKGDFARTYFYMATRYLGEDSNWPGSPMVNGSQPKSWALQLLHSWHQDDPVSAKEIARNNAVYAIQNNRNPYIDHPEFVEIVWFDPSGIDEPYFSASDFSVYPNPTADILYINSTLEVTQQPLIYSLSDATGRIITTVQADGQKLNSISLTELPHGFYLLHITDQASRKSINYKIFH; from the coding sequence ATGAAGAAACTCTATTTTTCGTACTTTCTTTTTGTATTCCTTACTGCTGCAGCGCAGGAGCCTGCCGGTTATTACAACAGTGCCATAGGGCTGGAAGGCACCGCCATGCAGCAGGCGCTTCATACTATCATCAAAGGTCACAACGCCATCAGTTACAGCGCCCTTTGGAATTCTTTTGAGAATACCGACAAAAAAGCCAATGGCAAAGTTTGGGATATGTATTCGGATGTTCCTGGTGGAACGCCTCCATATCAGTACACCTTTTTCTCTGATCAGTGTGGCAACTACAACAGCGAAGGCGACTGCTACAACCGTGAACATTCGTTTCCGCGAAGCTGGTTTGGCGGCACTGTGGCACCTATGAACACCGATCTTTTTCATATCTATCCTACCGATGGCTACGTAAACGGTAAACGCGACAATTATCCTTACGGAGAAGTGGGAACTGCCAGCTGGACGTCGCTCAACGGCAGCAAGCTCGGAACCAGCATCACACCCGGATACTCCAGCGTGGTGTTTGAACCTATCGATGCTTATAAAGGCGATTTTGCCCGCACCTATTTTTATATGGCGACCCGTTACTTAGGCGAAGACAGCAACTGGCCGGGCAGCCCGATGGTAAATGGTTCGCAGCCCAAAAGCTGGGCATTGCAGCTTCTGCACTCCTGGCACCAGGATGATCCGGTGAGCGCCAAAGAGATAGCTCGCAACAACGCGGTATACGCCATTCAGAACAATCGCAATCCCTACATCGATCATCCTGAATTTGTGGAAATCGTTTGGTTTGATCCCAGCGGTATCGACGAGCCGTATTTTAGTGCTTCCGACTTTTCGGTTTATCCAAATCCCACCGCAGATATTCTTTACATCAACAGTACGCTGGAGGTGACGCAGCAACCGCTCATATATTCGCTCTCGGATGCAACCGGCCGCATCATTACCACAGTACAAGCCGACGGCCAAAAGCTGAACAGCATTAGCCTGACGGAATTGCCCCACGGCTTTTATCTGCTGCACATTACGGATCAGGCTTCGCGAAAAAGTATTAATTATAAGATATTCCATTAA
- a CDS encoding manganese efflux pump produces MNSILLILIFVGMATDTFATIYLNGFLKEARKRFVFKIAISIVLINMAYVWLGFSGGLWLRSLISDSMQVVAPAILLLLGLKIVIKSFNPKFNEMVWELTSTPVMLGYAAAVGINIFMLGVILPFLSASFNETLIAVAVVFAIVVTVAFFFGRMSHRFLLAMRILLAGGALVMGIGIFLILKYFNIL; encoded by the coding sequence TTGAATAGCATATTGCTGATTTTGATCTTTGTGGGCATGGCCACCGACACTTTTGCCACCATTTATCTAAATGGCTTTCTCAAAGAAGCACGCAAGCGTTTTGTTTTTAAAATCGCGATTAGCATTGTATTAATAAATATGGCCTATGTCTGGCTCGGTTTTTCGGGTGGACTTTGGCTACGCTCACTCATCAGCGACAGCATGCAAGTGGTAGCTCCGGCTATTTTGCTTTTGCTGGGGCTAAAAATTGTAATCAAATCTTTCAACCCTAAGTTTAATGAGATGGTCTGGGAACTCACAAGCACACCGGTGATGCTTGGCTATGCTGCGGCGGTGGGTATCAATATTTTCATGCTCGGAGTCATTTTGCCTTTCCTTTCCGCCTCTTTTAACGAAACGCTTATCGCTGTTGCTGTTGTTTTTGCGATTGTGGTAACGGTTGCTTTTTTCTTTGGCCGCATGAGCCACCGATTTCTGCTGGCGATGCGCATATTGCTTGCGGGTGGCGCATTGGTGATGGGTATTGGCATATTTTTAATCCTTAAATATTTTAATATTTTATAA